From the genome of Streptomyces sp. NBC_01116, one region includes:
- a CDS encoding enoyl-CoA hydratase/isomerase family protein, translated as MTVTLEVRDGVGTILLDRPPMNALDVAIQDRLRELAEEAARREDVRSVILYGGEKVFAAGADIKEMQAMDHTAMVLRSKGLQDAFTAVARIPKPVVAAVTGYALGGGCELALCADFRIAADNARLGQPEILLGLIPGAGGTQRLARLIGPSRAKDLIFTGRMVKAEEALTLGLVDRVVPAAEVHEQAYAWAAKLAKGPALALRAAKESIDAGLETDLDTGLTIERNWFSGLFATEDRERGMRSFVEEGPGKATFL; from the coding sequence ATGACTGTGACCCTCGAAGTACGCGACGGCGTCGGCACGATCCTCCTGGACCGGCCGCCCATGAACGCCCTGGACGTGGCGATCCAGGACCGGCTGCGGGAACTGGCCGAGGAGGCGGCCCGGCGCGAGGACGTGCGGTCCGTGATCCTCTACGGCGGCGAGAAGGTGTTCGCGGCGGGCGCGGACATCAAGGAGATGCAGGCGATGGACCACACGGCGATGGTCCTCCGCTCCAAGGGCCTCCAGGACGCCTTCACCGCCGTCGCCCGCATCCCCAAGCCGGTCGTCGCCGCCGTCACCGGCTACGCGCTCGGCGGCGGCTGCGAACTGGCGCTCTGCGCCGACTTCCGGATCGCCGCGGACAACGCCAGGCTCGGCCAGCCGGAGATCCTCCTCGGGCTGATCCCGGGCGCGGGCGGCACCCAGCGGCTCGCCCGGCTGATCGGCCCCTCCCGGGCCAAGGACCTCATCTTCACCGGCCGCATGGTCAAGGCCGAGGAGGCCCTGACGCTGGGTCTGGTCGACCGGGTGGTCCCGGCCGCCGAGGTCCACGAGCAGGCGTACGCCTGGGCCGCCAAGCTGGCCAAGGGCCCCGCGCTGGCGCTGCGCGCGGCCAAGGAGTCGATCGACGCCGGGCTGGAGACCGACCTCGACACCGGGCTCACCATCGAACGGAACTGGTTCTCCGGCCTGTTCGCCACCGAGGACCGCGAGCGGGGCATGCGCAGCTTCGTCGAGGAGGGGCCGGGCAAGGCCACCTTCCTCTGA
- a CDS encoding ATP-binding protein: MMVGMAGLEGVDQPRPRSSATAARWTSTMDDEQAFKALELFGNPTEEEVRLPSRPESAATARRITSCVVLRQWALSPQTAEYAVLLVSELVGNAVRHTGARVFGLRMVRRRGWIRVEVRDPSRGLPCLMPVREMDVSGRGLFLVDKLSDRWGVDLLPRGKTTWFEMRISDR, from the coding sequence ATGATGGTGGGCATGGCGGGCCTGGAGGGTGTGGATCAGCCGCGACCGCGCAGCAGCGCGACCGCGGCACGCTGGACGTCGACCATGGATGACGAACAGGCGTTCAAGGCGCTGGAGTTGTTCGGGAATCCGACCGAGGAGGAGGTCCGGCTGCCGTCCCGCCCGGAGTCGGCGGCGACCGCCCGGCGCATCACTTCCTGCGTCGTGCTCCGCCAGTGGGCGCTCTCTCCCCAGACCGCCGAGTACGCGGTGCTCCTGGTCTCCGAGCTCGTGGGGAACGCGGTACGCCACACCGGGGCCCGGGTCTTCGGGTTACGGATGGTCCGCCGCCGGGGCTGGATCCGCGTCGAGGTGCGTGATCCCTCGCGCGGGCTGCCGTGCCTGATGCCGGTGCGCGAGATGGACGTCAGCGGCCGCGGGCTCTTCCTCGTCGACAAGCTCTCCGACCGCTGGGGGGTGGATCTGCTGCCGCGCGGCAAGACCACCTGGTTCGAGATGCGCATCTCCGACCGCTGA